Proteins found in one candidate division WOR-3 bacterium genomic segment:
- a CDS encoding diguanylate cyclase, with protein sequence MKKKVKGIEEILKAINSPKIGIDEVLEIIMENVSGLLDAEAWSLLLLDKERNELVFKEVLGEKKNELKGKRMPADKGIVGWTVKNKKPIIVTDPYKDKRFYQSFDKETGFVTRNILSVPLVSKGKVLGVIEAINKKDGSKFNEEDLKLVNSYAEHAALALENANLVQSLKEKVRYLTLIFDINKTITSILNLEQLLEKSAELIQKAFDYYFVGIFLIKGHVAILKGFSIKGKIESFPKNIIKDRSLISKIFEEKDIIICEDTEKEKAFEESVEGIRSEMVIPIKKGGKLIGVITVGSPERFAFSKEEAKIIKEVSYQLGIAIDNARLYEKIKLATVTDELTGLFNSRYCNEYMPAIVEKWIRSGERGAVVFMDLDFFKRINDTYNHLIGSKLLRLVGKEIKKKIENKKHVGIRYGGDEYVIILNNLDLKRAIDFTKELKETISKKKFILKEGKETIEAQINASFGIACFPEDSKNFYDLLRLADLAMYYVKGRGRNNIAYINVERAISLIDER encoded by the coding sequence TTCTTGAGATAATAATGGAAAATGTTTCAGGGCTCCTTGATGCGGAGGCTTGGTCTTTACTTCTTTTAGATAAAGAAAGAAATGAACTTGTTTTCAAAGAAGTATTAGGGGAAAAGAAAAATGAGCTAAAAGGCAAAAGAATGCCAGCTGATAAAGGAATTGTAGGGTGGACAGTAAAAAACAAAAAACCAATAATTGTTACAGATCCTTATAAAGATAAAAGATTTTATCAGAGTTTTGACAAAGAGACAGGCTTTGTGACGAGAAATATCCTTTCTGTGCCTTTGGTGAGTAAGGGTAAGGTATTAGGAGTAATAGAGGCAATTAACAAAAAGGATGGTTCAAAATTTAATGAAGAAGATTTAAAATTGGTGAATAGTTATGCTGAACATGCAGCATTAGCTCTTGAAAATGCGAATTTGGTTCAAAGCTTAAAAGAGAAAGTTAGATATTTAACTCTTATTTTTGATATCAATAAAACCATTACTTCTATTCTTAATCTTGAACAACTTCTTGAAAAAAGCGCCGAGTTAATTCAGAAGGCGTTTGATTACTATTTTGTTGGAATTTTTCTTATAAAAGGGCATGTAGCAATACTTAAAGGATTCTCTATAAAAGGTAAGATTGAGTCTTTTCCAAAGAATATAATAAAGGATAGAAGTTTAATAAGTAAAATTTTTGAAGAAAAAGACATTATTATTTGCGAGGATACAGAAAAGGAAAAAGCTTTTGAAGAATCTGTTGAGGGAATAAGATCAGAAATGGTTATTCCTATAAAGAAGGGGGGAAAGCTAATAGGTGTTATAACTGTTGGCTCTCCAGAGAGATTTGCTTTTAGTAAAGAAGAAGCAAAGATAATTAAAGAAGTTTCTTATCAACTTGGTATTGCGATTGATAATGCAAGGTTGTATGAAAAAATAAAACTTGCAACAGTTACAGATGAGCTCACAGGTCTTTTTAATTCAAGATATTGCAATGAATATATGCCCGCTATTGTGGAAAAGTGGATAAGATCTGGGGAAAGAGGGGCGGTTGTTTTTATGGATTTAGATTTTTTCAAAAGAATAAATGATACTTATAATCATTTGATAGGTAGTAAACTCCTTCGTCTTGTGGGAAAAGAGATAAAGAAAAAAATAGAGAATAAAAAACATGTTGGTATTAGGTATGGAGGAGATGAGTATGTTATAATTCTAAATAATTTAGATCTAAAAAGAGCAATTGATTTTACAAAAGAACTTAAAGAGACAATTTCAAAAAAGAAGTTTATCCTTAAAGAAGGAAAAGAAACTATTGAAGCACAAATTAATGCGAGTTTTGGTATTGCTTGTTTTCCAGAAGATAGTAAAAATTTCTATGATTTACTTCGTTTGGCAGACCTTGCGATGTATTACGTTAAGGGAAGAGGCAGAAACAATATAGCTTACATAAATGTAGAAAGGGCGATTTCTTTAATTGATGAGCGATAA
- a CDS encoding nucleoside kinase: protein MSDKILDKFPRIGYPVTLAKVDNQYTFLGDPLPEESLIEFLDIRTSEGMRTYERTLVFLLDYVAKKRGVTIKIEHSYGNAIFGRFLKGRLNLNLAKKEIEKLIKERKNIEKLMLPKLEAIQYLRNREDDVNILLHLAASYIPVYKINDFPAYFAGPLLPNTGFISVFDIKAIKDGFLIILPSKEEPFKLGEVEERKKLFKTYKEAKKEAEILRIWDAAQLNRYIINGEISEILNIAEVLHSEKITEICRKIIKRRKEIHIVLIGGPSSSGKTTFSKRLGIHLRSHGFFPVCVSLDDYFLERSETPQYKDGTHFFDSIYALDLKLFREHILNLLKGEKVRLPRFNFKTGKREYQKKLTELEENSILIVEGLHTFNPEVLKGINVNPFLIYVSPLTQLNINRVNRIPTRDLRLLRRIFRDTRYRGHDAEYTLKKWESVKDGEEQFIFPYQERADVMFNSSLVYELAVLKAFLETPLRCVPTSSPFYCEALRLLTFLSHFLDIQEKEIPRTSILREFIGGSAFLY, encoded by the coding sequence ATGAGCGATAAAATCTTAGATAAGTTCCCAAGGATAGGTTATCCTGTGACGTTAGCAAAGGTAGATAATCAATATACTTTTCTTGGAGACCCTCTACCAGAGGAAAGTTTAATAGAATTTTTGGATATAAGAACCTCTGAAGGAATGAGAACTTACGAAAGAACTCTGGTTTTCTTGCTTGATTATGTTGCTAAAAAAAGAGGTGTTACGATTAAAATAGAGCATTCCTATGGTAACGCTATATTTGGTAGATTTTTAAAGGGTAGACTTAATTTAAATCTCGCAAAAAAAGAAATAGAGAAATTAATAAAGGAGAGAAAAAATATAGAGAAACTGATGCTTCCAAAATTGGAAGCGATACAATACCTTCGAAATAGAGAGGATGATGTGAATATTCTCTTACATCTTGCAGCTTCTTATATTCCGGTTTATAAAATTAACGATTTCCCTGCTTACTTTGCTGGACCACTTTTACCGAATACGGGTTTTATTTCTGTTTTTGATATTAAGGCAATAAAAGATGGATTTTTAATAATACTTCCTTCAAAAGAAGAGCCTTTTAAATTAGGAGAAGTTGAAGAGAGAAAAAAACTCTTTAAGACTTATAAGGAAGCCAAGAAAGAAGCAGAGATATTGAGAATTTGGGATGCAGCTCAATTAAATAGGTATATAATAAACGGAGAAATATCTGAGATTTTAAATATAGCTGAAGTTCTTCATAGTGAAAAAATAACGGAAATTTGTAGAAAAATTATTAAAAGAAGAAAAGAAATTCATATTGTTCTAATAGGAGGCCCATCATCTTCTGGAAAAACAACCTTTTCTAAAAGACTTGGGATCCATCTTCGCTCTCACGGTTTTTTCCCGGTTTGTGTTTCTCTTGATGATTATTTTCTTGAACGTTCGGAGACTCCTCAGTATAAAGACGGAACTCATTTCTTTGATTCTATTTATGCTTTGGATCTAAAATTATTTAGAGAACACATTTTAAATCTATTGAAAGGGGAAAAAGTTAGATTACCACGTTTTAATTTTAAAACAGGAAAAAGAGAGTATCAAAAAAAGTTAACTGAATTAGAAGAGAATAGCATCCTTATTGTGGAAGGGCTTCACACTTTTAATCCTGAGGTGCTGAAAGGAATAAATGTAAATCCTTTCTTGATATACGTTTCTCCTTTAACACAATTGAATATAAATAGGGTTAATAGAATTCCGACAAGAGATCTAAGGTTATTAAGAAGGATTTTTAGAGACACAAGATATAGAGGGCATGATGCAGAATATACTCTGAAAAAATGGGAATCCGTTAAGGATGGAGAGGAGCAATTTATTTTCCCTTACCAGGAGAGAGCTGATGTGATGTTTAATTCCTCCCTTGTTTATGAACTTGCTGTTTTAAAGGCTTTTCTTGAAACACCTCTTAGGTGTGTTCCAACTAGTTCGCCTTTTTATTGCGAAGCTCTTAGGCTTCTTACTTTTTTAAGCCATTTCCTTGATATCCAAGAGAAGGAAATACCAAGAACTTCTATTCTCAGAGAATTTATTGGAGGGAGTGCTTTTCTTTATTAA